From the Apus apus isolate bApuApu2 chromosome 4, bApuApu2.pri.cur, whole genome shotgun sequence genome, one window contains:
- the NKX3-2 gene encoding homeobox protein Nkx-3.2 yields MAVRGGNALTPFSIQAILNKKEERARHAAGRPPLPGAAGGWRLCGAAEVPPLPSPAASARAAALRTPAGWDSDSALSEDPEGERRTEEEGAGGSSRLAQAADGERPAVAEEEARPPEAAERDAAGLSDSEMSAAVSDRSPPEEEDGAGKCGKLLPGEEEAAAPKPRKKRSRAAFSHAQVFELERRFNHQRYLSGPERADLAASLKLTETQVKIWFQNRRYKTKRRQMAADLLAAAPAAKKVAVKVLVRDDQRQYHPGEVLRPPSLLSLQPSYYYPYYCLPGWALSTCAAAASTQ; encoded by the exons ATGGCCGTCCGCGGCGGCAACGCCCTGACGCCTTTCTCCATCCAGGCCATCCTCAACAAGAAGGAGGAGCGCGCCCGCCacgcggcggggcggccgccgctcccgggGGCGGCCGGCGGCTGGCGGCTGTGCGGAGCCGCCGAGGTCCCGCCGCTTCCCTcgcccgccgcctccgcccgcGCCGCGGCCCTGCGGACGCCGGCGGGCTGGGACTCGGACTCGGCGCTCAGCGAGGACCCCGAGGGCGAGCGGCGCACCGAGGAGGAGGGCGCCGGTGGCAGCTCCCGCCTCGCCCAAGCCGCGGACGGGGAGCGGCCGGCggtggcagaggaggaggcGCGGCCCCCGGAGGCGGCGGAGCGGGACGCCGCCGGCCTCAGTGACAGCGAGATGTCGGCTGCCGTCTCAG ATCGCAGCCCGCCGGAGGAGGAGGACGGAGCGGGCAAGTGCGGAAAGCTGCTGCcgggggaggaggaggcggcggcccCGAAGCCGCGGAAGAAGCGCTCCCGCGCAGCCTTTTCCCACGCACAGGTCTTCGAGCTGGAGCGGCGCTTCAACCACCAGCGGTACTTGTCGGGGCCCGAGCGGGCCGACCTGGCTGCCTCCCTCAAGCTTACCGAGACGCAGGTGAAGATCTGGTTTCAGAACCGGCGCTACAAGACCAAGCGGCGGCAGATGGCCGCCGACCTCCTGGCTGCCGCCCCTGCCGCCAAGAAGGTGGCCGTCAAGGTGCTGGTGCGCGACGACCAGAGACAGTACCACCCCGGCGAGGTGCTGCGGCCACCCTCGCTGCTCTCCCTCCAGCCCTCCTACTACTACCCCTACTACTGCTTGCCCGGGTGGGCTCTGTCCACCTGCGCCGCAGCCGCCAGCACCCAGTGA